One Pseudorca crassidens isolate mPseCra1 chromosome 21, mPseCra1.hap1, whole genome shotgun sequence DNA segment encodes these proteins:
- the MCPH1 gene encoding microcephalin isoform X3 — MAAPETLGGPVLKDVVAYVEVWSASGTENYSKTFTNQLADMGAKVSKTFNKQVTHVVFKDGYQSTWAKAQKRGVKLVSVLWVEKCRTAGVHIDESLFPAANPNEHLPSLMKKKRKCMQPKDFMPKTPENDKRLQKKFEKMAKELQQQKTTVDNDVPVLLFESNGSLVYSPTVKICSGHHSAVEKRLQEMKEKRENLSPTSSQIVEKSDDNTVNALCEASLKLSHDTLCSEDSFAGVLRLSFDDLCGSSGCGTQQRRLGGFLDESKSAAWASSAVLKTRSVRPPASPGPLGQLTLHQPPGSLSKGDTHRQRVAAGQVITPDVKPAREPAEGVFDEKRGLSPTPSVTNEPAGGPSCPQSPSATRRRVSANSSPPPEERLSKRRCLGWPPAPRLQLENSPKCASSSAVETLGRGESSYDDYFSPDNLKERDSGSLFPGVQPPAGPALLHCMRSLSRRERTSLLERADFSCIGRSPRSAGGTDSTVKAGFRLQKPANYGADPGLSRVTSKETPAAEGTPGDCPRAEARGGGDARPGGSDSPHTLNGLTPQKGLRGDFTSLKGSNKEVKGWIDIKSTQKEDTPSKMVNSPESEAQSDDKLNFVGDWDVEKSAEAMEELPRGSSESVKRGPARHDVLDGSWDGFTDLVRPHEESRKRKARSQQEH, encoded by the exons ATGTTGTGGCGTATGTAGAAGTGTGGTCAGCCAGTGGAACAGAAAATTATTCAAAGACATTTACAAATCAACTTGCGGACATGGGGGCAAAG GTttcaaaaactttcaacaaacaaGTAACTCACGTTGTGTTCAAAGACGGGTACCAGAGCACCTGGGCCAAAGCGCAGAAGAGAGGGGTGAAGCTCGTCTCAGTGCTCTGGGTTGAAAA ATGCAGGACAGCTGGAGTGCACATCGATGAATCGCTGTTCCCTGCAGCTAATCCCAATGAGCACCTACCAAgcctaatgaaaaaaaaa CGCAAGTGTATGCAGCCCAAAGATTTTATGCCTAAAACACcagaaaatgataaaagactGCAAAAGAAGTTTGAGAAAATGGCTAAAGAGCTGCAGCAGCAGAAAACCACTGTGG ataATGATGTTCCTGTTCTCTTGTTTGAATCTAATGGCTCCTTGGTGTACAGTCCCACAGTTAAAATCTGCAGTGGCCACCACAGTGCAGTGGAGAAGAGGCTGCAGGAGATGAAGGAGAAACGGGAGAATCTTTCCCCCACCT CTTCCCAGATCGTTGAAAAGTCTGACGATAACACCGTTAACGCTCTGTGTGAAGCATCTTTGAAACTTTCGCATGATACTTTGTGTTCag AGGACTCCTTTGCTGGTGTTCTGCGCTTGTCTTTTGACGATCTTTGTGGGAGCTCTGGATGTGGGACTCAGCAGAGGAGACTGGGAGGATTCCTTGACGAAAGTAAAAGCGCTGCGTGGGCTTCCTCAGCTGTGTTGAAAACGAGAAGTGTCCGTCCGCCAGCATCTCCCGGGCCCCTTGGTCAGTTAACCCTTCACCAGCCCCCCGGCAGCCTTTCCAAgggagacacccaccggcagaggGTTGCTGCGGGCCAAGTCATCACCCCCGACGTGAAGCCAGCACGGGAGCCGGCTGAGGGGGTGTTTGATGAGAAGAGGGGCCTGTCTCCTACGCCATCTGTAACAAATGAGCCCGCCGGGGGCCCTTCATGTCCCCAGAGCCCCTCAGCCACGAGAAGAAGGGTGTCGGCGAACTCCAGTCCACCCccggaggagagactgagcaaGAGGCGGTGCCTCGGGTGGCCCCCCGCGCCCCGGCTACAGCTGGAGAACAGCCCGAAGTGTGCGAGCAGCTCTGCCGTGGAGACTCTGGGCCGCGGGGAGTCCTCGTACGATGATTACTTTTCTCCCGATAACCTCAAGGAGAGGGACTCGGGGAGCCTCTTTCCCGGGGTGCAGCCGCCCGCCGGCCCTGCCCTGCTCCACTGCATGAGGAGCCTTTCCAGGAGAGAGAGGACCAGCCTCCTGGAAAGGGCTGACttctcctgcatcggcagaagCCCCAGGTCAGCCGGTGGTACCGACTCAACGGTGAAGGCTGGCTTCCGTCTCCAGAAGCCTGCAAACTACGGAGCTGATCCGGGCTTGAGCAGGGTGACTTCTAAGGAAACGCCTGCTGCTGAAGGAACCCCAGGGGACTGTCCCCGGGCCGAGGCTCGGGGAGGGGGAGACGCCCGCCCGGGCGGGAGTGACTCTCCCCATACCCTCAACGGACTCACTCCTCAGAAGGGACTTCGAGGTGATTTTACGTCTTTAAAAGGAAGCAATAAAGAAGTGAAAGGATGGATTGACATAAAAAGCACACAGAAAGAAGATACTCCTTCTAAAATGGTGAATTCCCCTGAAAGTGAAGCACAAAGTGATGATAAGCTAAACTTTGTAGGCGACTGGGATGTGGAAAAGTCTGCAGAGGCAATGGAAGAGTTACCCCGAGGAAGTAGTGAAA